A part of Uloborus diversus isolate 005 chromosome 6, Udiv.v.3.1, whole genome shotgun sequence genomic DNA contains:
- the LOC129224500 gene encoding phosphopantothenoylcysteine decarboxylase-like translates to MSQMGTHDCCSGKFLYPMESSKKCHVLIGCTGSVASVKLPELLKQLLKQAIDGRHMELKVIATKNSFHFIPMQEMPTNVTVYTDEDEWAMWKQMSDPVLHIQLRRWADALVVAPLDANTMGKIANGLCDNLLTCTVRAWDRLKPLFFCPAMNTYMWDHPLTAKHVKLLKELGYTEIPCVAKRLACGDIGYGGMAEVSTIVSEVVNRLF, encoded by the coding sequence GGAAAATTTTTGTATCCCATGGAGTCTTCTAAAAAGTGTCATGTTCTTATTGGGTGTACAGGTAGTGTGGCAAGTGTGAAATTACCTGAACTTTTGAAGCAACTGCTAAAGCAAGCTATTGATGGTAGACACATGGAATTAAAAGTGATAGCCACTAAAAATTCCTTCCATTTTATTCCAATGCAAGAAATGCCTACAAATGTTACTGTTTACACAGATGAAGATGAATGGGCAATGTGGAAGCAAATGTCTGATCCTGTGTTGCATATTCAGCTGCGAAGATGGGCAGATGCTTTAGTTGTAGCTCCGCTTGATGCCAACACCATGGGGAAAATTGCTAACGGATTATGCGATAATCTTCTCACTTGCACCGTAAGAGCTTGGGATCGATTGAAGCCTTTGTTTTTCTGTCCTGCCATGAACACGTACATGTGGGATCATCCCCTGACTGCCAAGCATGTGAAACTACTGAAAGAGCTGGGGTACACTGAGATTCCTTGTGTTGCCAAAAGACTAGCTTGTGGTGATATTGGATATGGTGGCATGGCAGAAGTTAGCACAATTGTGAGTGAGGTTGTGAATCGGTTATTTTAA